In Populus nigra chromosome 1, ddPopNigr1.1, whole genome shotgun sequence, one genomic interval encodes:
- the LOC133681126 gene encoding dihydroxy-acid dehydratase, chloroplastic-like, with protein MQSTFISPCATPPKPQMSFPTRLPPNSLRVKAQSVAVEPSQATTTVGQKLNKYSSRITEPKSQGASQAILHGVGLSDADMSKPQIGISSVWYEGNTCNMHLLKLSEAVKRGVEEAGMVGFRFNTIGVSDAISMGTRGMCYSLQSRDLIADSIETVMSAQWYDGNISIPGCDKNMPGTIMAMGRLNRPSIMVYGGTIKPGHFNGHTYDIVSAFQVYGEYVSGSINDDERKNVIRNSCPGAGACGGMYTANTMASAIEALGMSLPYSSSIPAENQLKLDECRLAGKYLLELLKMDLKPRDIITHKSLRNAMVIVMAVGGSTNAVLHLIAIARSVGLELTLDDFQKVSDEVPFLADLKPSGKYVMEDVHKIGGTPAVLRHLLEHGFLDGDCLTVTGKTLAENVRNCPPLSEGQDIIKSLDNPIKKTGHLQILRGNLAPEGSVAKITGKEGLYFSGPALVFEGEESMIAAISEDPVSFKGKVIVIRGEGPKGGPGMPEMLSPTSAIMGAGLGKDCALLTDGRFSGGSHGFVVGHISPEAQEGGPIGLIRNGDIINVDVREKRLDVQLTDMELEERRKNWTPPPYKATRGVLYKYIKNVQSSSKGCVTDE; from the exons ATGCAATCCACCTTCATTTCCCCATGCGCTACTCCACCGAAACCCCAAATGTCATTCCCCACTCGCCTCCCTCCCAATTCTCTGCGCGTCAAAGCTCAATCTGTCGCCGTTGAACCATCACAGGCAACAACCACAGTTGGGCAAAAGCTAAACAAGTACAGTTCACGCATTACTGAGCCCAAGTCCCAAGGTGCGTCTCAAGCAATCCTTCATGGGGTTGGTTTATCGGATGCTGACATGTCTAAGCCTCAGATAGGTATCTCTTCAGTTTGGTATGAAGGGAATACTTGTAACATGCACCTGTTGAAGCTATCAGAGGCTGTTAAAAGAGGGGTTGAAGAGGCAGGGATGGTTGGTTTCAGGTTTAATACAATTGGCGTTAGTGACGCTATTTCAATGGGGACTAGAGGGATGTGTTACAGTTTGCAAAGCAGAGACTTGATTGCTGATAGCATCGAGACTGTTATGAGTGCCCAATGGTATGATGGCAATATCTCCATCCCTGGCTGTGATAAAAAT ATGCCAGGTACTATCATGGCAATGGGAAGGCTGAATCGACCAAGCATTATGGTTTATGGTGGAACTATCAAG CCTGGTCACTTCAATGGCCATACTTATGATATAGTATCTGCATTTCAG GTTTATGGAGAGTATGTAAGTGGATCTATAAACgatgatgaaagaaaaaatgtgATTCGTAATTCCTGCCCTGGAGCAGGGGCATGTGGTGGAATGTATACAGCTAACACCATGGCTTCTGCTATTGAAGCCTTGGGAATGTCTCTTCCTTACAG CTCCTCAATTCCTGCTGAAAACCAATTGAAGTTGGATGAGTGCCGTTTAGCTGGAAAATATCTGCTAGAACTATTGAAGATGGACTTGAAACCACGAGATATTATCACTCACAAGTCACTACGTAATGCAATGGTTATTGTCATGGCAGTAGGTGGCTCTACTAATGCTGTGTTACACTTAATTGCGATCGCAAG GTCTGTCGGATTGGAGTTGACCCTTGATGATTTCCAGAAGGTCAGTGATGAGGTTCCATTCCTTGCAGATCTGAAGCCTAGTGGAAAATATGTCATGGAGGATGTGCACAAG ATTGGGGGAACACCTGCTGTCCTTCGCCACCTTTTGGAGCATGGTTTCCTTGACGGGGACTGTTTGACTG TCACTGGGAAGACTTTGGCTGAAAATGTGCGAAATTGTCCACCATTGTCTGAGGGGCAG GACATAATAAAGTCATTGGATAACCCCATTAAGAAAACAGGTCACCTCCAAATATTACGTGGAAATCTTGCACCAGAGGGTTCTGTGGCTAAAATTACTGGAAAAGAAGGGTTATATTTCTCTg GTCCCGCACTTGTATTTGAGGGAGAGGAATCTATGATTGCAGCTATCTCAGAAGATCCTGTGAGTTTTAAG GGAAAAGTAATAGTTATTAGAGGAGAGGGGCCAAAAGGAGGACCGGGCATGCCTGAAATGCTATCACCAACCAGTGCAATAATGGGAGCAGGTCTTGGGAAG GATTGTGCGTTGTTGACTGATGGTAGATTTTCAGGAGGTTCACATGGATTTGTTGTTGGTCACATAAGCCCTGAAGCACag GAAGGTGGTCCGATTGGTCTAATTAGAAATGGGGATATCATTAACGTTGATGTCCGGGAGAAGAGATTAGATGTTCAATTAACAGACATGGAATTGGAAGAGCGAAGAAAAAATTGGACTCCACCTCCATACAAGGCCACCCGAGGGGTTTTATACAAG TATATCAAGAATGTACAATCTTCTTCAAAGGGATGTGTAACAGATGAATAG
- the LOC133680870 gene encoding chalcone synthase yields MVTVEEVRKAQRAEGPAVIMAIGTSTPPNCVDQSTYPDYYFRITNSEHKVELKEKFKRMCEKSMIKKRYMHLTEEILKENPSVCEYMAPSLDARQDMVVVEVPKLGKEAAAKAIKEWGQPKSKITHLVFCTTSGVDMPGADYQLTKLLGLRSSVKRLMMYQQGCFAGGTVLRLAKDLAENNKGARVLVVCSEITAVTFRGPSDTHLDSLVGQALFGDGAAAIIIGSDPVPGVEKPLFELVSAAQTILPDSDGAIDGHLREVGLTFHLLKDVPGLISKNIEKSLTEAFKPLGISDWNSLFWIAHPGGPAILDQVEAKLELKPEKLRATRQVLADYGNMSSACVLFILDEMRKKSAKDGLKSTGEGLEWGVLFGFGPGLTVETVVLHSVATI; encoded by the exons ATGGTGACCGTCGAAGAAGTTCGGAAGGCTCAACGGGCAGAGGGCCCTGCCGTGATCATGGCTATCGGAACATCAACCCCTCCGAACTGTGTTGATCAAAGCACGTACCCTGACTACTACTTTCGCATCACAAACAGTGAGCATAAGGTCGAGCTTAAAGAAAAGTTCAAGCGAATGT GCGAGAAATCCATGATCAAGAAGAGGTATATGCACTTGACTGAGGAGATCTTGAAAGAAAATCCTAGTGTGTGCGAATACATGGCACCTTCATTGGATGCTAGGCAAGacatggtggtggtggaggtccCGAAGTTAGGCAAAGAAGCAGCTGCAAAGGCCATCAAGGAATGGGGCCAGCCCAAGTCCAAAATAACCCATTTGGTCTTTTGCACAACTAGTGGTGTTGACATGCCTGGAGCTGACTATCAACTCACTAAACTCTTGGGTCTGCGCTCATCAGTAAAACGTTTAATGATGTACCAGCAAGGTTGTTTTGCTGGTGGCACGGTGCTCCGTCTAGCTAAAGACCTTGCCGAGAACAACAAAGGTGCTCGTGTGCTAGTTGTgtgctcagaaataacagcagTGACATTTCGTGGTCCTAGTGACACCCACCTTGATAGCCTTGTGGGTCAAGCGTTGTTTGGCGACGGTGCAGCCGCTATCATAATAGGCTCGGACCCTGTACCGGGAGTGGAGAAGCCTTTGTTTGAGCTGGTGTCTGCCGCCCAGACTATTCTACCCGACAGTGACGGGGCTATAGATGGACATCTACGTGAAGTTGGGCTTACATTTCACCTTCTCAAGGATGTGCCTGGgcttatttcaaaaaacattgaaaagagTCTAACCGAGGCTTTCAAGCCCTTGGGCATCTCGGATTGGAACTCCCTTTTCTGGATTGCGCACCCTGGTGGTCCCGCAATTCTGGACCAGGTGGAGGCTAAGTTGGAGCTTAAACCTGAAAAACTGCGAGCCACTCGACAAGTACTGGCTGACTATGGTAACATGTCCAGTGCATGTGTGCTATTTATTTTGGACGAGATGAGGAAGAAATCTGCAAAGGATGGGCTTAAATCTACTGGAGAAGGGTTGGAATGGGGCGTCCTTTTCGGGTTCGGGCCCGGGCTTACTGTTGAGACTGTGGTGCTCCATAGTGTGGCTACTATCTAG
- the LOC133680869 gene encoding chalcone synthase 1-like, whose amino-acid sequence MVTVDEIRKAQRAEGPATIMAIGTSTPPNCVDQSTYPDYYFRITNSEHKVELKEKFKRMCEKSMIKKRYMYLTEEILKENPSVCEYMAPSLDARQDMVVVEVPKLGKEAAAKAIKEWGQPKSKITHLVFCTTSGVDMPGADYQLTKLLGLRSSVKRLMMYQQGCFAGGTVLRLAKDLAENNKGARVLVVCSEITAVTFRGPSDTHLDSLVGQALFGDGAAAIIIGSDPVPGVEKPLFELVSAAQTILPDSDGAIDGHLREVGLTFHLLKDVPGLISKNVEKSLTEAFKPLGISDWNSLFWIAHPGGPAILDQVEAKLELKPEKLRATRQVLADYGNMSSACVLFILDEMRKKSAKDGLKSTGEGLEWGVLFGFGPGLTVETVVLHSLPATI is encoded by the exons atggtgaccGTTGATGAAATTCGGAAGGCGCAGAGGGCAGAGGGCCCTGCCACCATCATGGCCATTGGAACATCAACCCCACCTAATTGTGTTGATCAAAGCACCTATCCTGACTATTATTTTCGTATCACAAACAGCGAGCATAAGGTGGAGCTTAAAGAAAAGTTCAAGCGAATGT GCGAGAAATCCATGATCAAGAAGAGGTACATGTACTTGACTGAGGAGATCTTGAAAGAAAATCCTAGTGTGTGTGAATACATGGCACCTTCATTGGATGCTAGGCAAGacatggtggtggtggaggtccCGAAGTTAGGCAAAGAAGCAGCTGCCAAGGCCATCAAGGAATGGGGTCAGCCCAAGTCCAAAATAACCCATTTGGTTTTTTGCACAACTAGTGGTGTTGACATGCCCGGGGCTGACTATCAACTCACTAAACTCTTGGGTCTCCGCTCATCGGTAAAACGTTTAATGATGTACCAGCAAGGTTGTTTTGCTGGTGGCACGGTGCTCCGCCTAGCTAAAGACCTTGCCGAGAACAACAAAGGTGCTCGTGTGCTAGTCGTgtgctcagaaataacagcagTGACATTTCGTGGCCCTAGTGACACCCACCTTGATAGCCTTGTGGGTCAAGCGTTGTTTGGCGACGGCGCAGCTGCTATCATAATAGGCTCGGACCCTGTGCCGGGGGTCGAGAAGCCTTTGTTTGAGCTGGTGTCTGCCGCCCAGACTATTCTACCCGACAGTGACGGGGCTATAGATGGACATCTTCGTGAAGTTGGGCTTACATTTCACCTTCTCAAGGATGTACCTGGGCTTATTTCAAAAAACGTCGAAAAGAGTCTAACCGAGGCTTTCAAGCCCTTGGGCATCTCGGATTGGAACTCCCTTTTCTGGATTGCGCACCCTGGTGGTCCCGCAATTCTGGACCAGGTGGAGGCTAAGTTGGAGCTTAAACCTGAAAAACTGCGAGCCACTCGACAAGTACTGGCTGACTATGGTAACATGTCCAGTGCATGTGTGCTATTTATTTTGGACGAGATGAGGAAGAAATCTGCCAAGGATGGGCTTAAATCTACTGGAGAAGGGTTGGAATGGGGCGTCCTTTTCGGGTTTGGGCCTGGGCTTACTGTTGAGACAGTGGTGCTCCACAGTCTGCCTGCCACAATTTAG
- the LOC133680871 gene encoding uncharacterized protein LOC133680871 — protein MAGIDISKYAHSPVHKAIAAKDYATLRKIVAGLPRLCNPAEIRNEAISLAEEEKADAIATAIDRRDVPNRDTPLHLAVKLGDETATEMLMVAGADWSLQNEQGWSALQEAICNREEGTAMIIVRHYQPLAWAKWCRRLPRLVGTMRRMRDFYMEITFHFESSVIPFISRIAPSDTYKIWKRGANLRADMTLAGFDGFRIQRSDQSILFLGDGSEDGKVPSGSLCMITHKDKEVMNALDGAGSLATDEEVRQEVAAMSQTNIFRPGIDVTQAVLLPQLTWRRQEKTEMVGSWKAKVYDMHNVVVSIKSRKVPGAMSDDEFFSSCNDNETESEELNDILTEEERRQLEVALKLETSELSSENGDGIIAHRHSCYEPREVPIEDASGCRNGETKQEKKGWFGGWRKRDSKVEGQKKIVPPRSSLCVDEKVSDLLGDSPSISQPKPGRHSVEIVLRDEHRKGRDSRASTSVSSESNNRRKEGGRENEYKKGLRPTLWLSPNFPLQTEELLPLLDILANKVKAIRRLRELLTTKLPMGTFPVKVAIPVVPTIRVLVTFTKFEELQPLDEFATPPSSPTAALRESPMVMQSSTSSWFQWIKAPYQRPSLSAGGSSSRIENVQDPFAIPPDYTWVTAEAKKKKMQEKNKSKKARNHGH, from the exons ATGGCGGGCATTGACATTTCTAAATATGCCCATAGTCCTGTGCATAAGGCCATTGCAGCCAAAGATTATGCCACTCTCAGGAAGATAGTAGCTGGCCTTCCCCGTCTTTGCAATCCTGCTGAGATTCGGAATGAGGCGATTTCATTGGCCGAGGAAGAGAAGGCTGATGCTATTGCTACTGCAATTGATAGGCGTGATGTACCGAACCGTGATACCCCTCTTCACTTGGCTGTCAAACTGGGTGATGAGACTGCAACCGAGATGCTTATGGTTGCCGGTGCAGATTGGAGTTTGCAGAATGAGCAGGGATGGAGCGCACTCCAAGAAGCTATCTGCAATAGAGAAGAAGGGACTGCAATGATTATTGTCAGGCATTACCAGCCATTGGCATGGGCAAAGTGGTGTAGGAGGTTGCCTCGTTTGGTGGGAACAATGCGAAGGATGAGGGATTTCTACATGGAAATAACATTCCATTTTGAGAGTTCTGTGATACCTTTTATCTCAAGGATTGCTCCTTCAGATACTTACAAAATCTGGAAGAGGGGTGCAAATTTGAGGGCAGATATGACTTTGGCTGGTTTTGATGGTTTTAGGATCCAGCGTTCAGATCAGAGTATTCTTTTCCTTGGTGATGGATCAGAGGACGGGAAAGTCCCTTCTGGGTCGCTTTGCATGATTACACACAAGGATAAAGAGGTGATGAATGCTTTGGATGGTGCTGGTTCTCTGGCAACTGATGAAGAGGTTCGGCAAGAAGTGGCTGCAATGTCTCAGACTAATATATTCAGGCCAGGGATAGATGTGACCCAAGCAGTTCTTTTGCCACAGCTGACATGGAGGCGGCAGGAGAAAACAGAAATGGTGGGTTCATGGAAGGCAAAGGTCTATGACATGCACAATGTGGTTGTTAGCATCAAATCTAGAAAGGTCCCAGGGGCTATGTCGGACGATGAGTTCTTCTCATCCTGCAATGATAATGAAACAGAAAGTGAGGAGCTCAATGACATTTTgacagaagaagaaagaaggcaACTTGAAGTTGCTCTTAAATTGGAGACGTCAGAGCTGAGCTCTGAGAATGGCGATGGGATTATCGCACATCGTCATAGTTGTTATGAGCCCAGGGAGGTTCCTATTGAAGATGCAAGTGGTTGTAGAAATGGAGAGACTAAGCAGGAAAAGAAAGGGTGGTTTGGTGGTTGGAGGAAACGAGATTCTAAAGTTGAAGGGCAGAAGAAAATTGTTCCACCAAGAAGTTCTCTTTGTGTGGATGAGAAGGTGAGTGATTTACTAGGGGACTCTCCATCCATAAGTCAGCCTAAACCAGGAAGACATTCCGTGGAGATTGTTTTGAGGGATGAACACCGGAAAGGGAGAGATAGCAGGGCATCTACTTCTGTGAGTTCTGAGAGCAATAATCGTCGCAAGGAAGGAGGCCGTGAGAATGAGTATAAGAAAGGATTAAGACCTACTCTTTGGCTTTCTCCAAACTTCCCGTTGCAAACTGAAGAACTTCTTCCACTGCTTGACATTCTTGCAAACAAGGTTAAGGCAATTCGTCGCTTAAGAGAGCTGCTCACAACTAAACTTCCTATGGGAACCTTTCCAGTTAAG GTTGCTATCCCAGTAGTTCCCACAATCAGGGTACTGGTTACATTTACGAAGTTTGAAGAACTACAGccattggatgaatttgcaacACCCCCTTCAAGTCCTACAGCTGCATTACGAGAAAGTCCGATGGTTATGCAGTCCTCGACTTCATCTTGGTTTCAGTGGATAAAAGCCCCTTATCAACGCCCTAGCTTGTCTGCTGGTGGCTCTAGCAGTAGGATAGAAAACGTTCAGGACCCATTTGCTATTCCTCCAGATTATACTTGGGTTACAGCTgaagcaaagaagaagaagatgcagGAAAAGAACAAATCAAAGAAAGCAAGAAATCATGGTCATTAA
- the LOC133701927 gene encoding uncharacterized protein LOC133701927 has protein sequence MEEASNNDSVQDHQMSNGGRNIRSKTASGSNNGPLLETSPLKSTLKKTTSAVVGENQARKDHQKRKVSWPDIAHGTDIAHVLEFESSTSDDGELEGVRNSCVCTIQ, from the exons ATGGAAGAAGCCAGTAATAATGATTCAGTACAAGATCATCAAATGAGCAATGGTGGGAGAAATATAAGAAGCAAGACCGCTAGTGGGTCTAATAATGGACCTCTCTTGGAAACTTCTCCTCTCAAGAGTACTCTCAAGAAAACTACTAGTGCTGTAGTTGGGGAAAATCAAGCAAGGAAAGATCATCAAAAGAGAAAAGTTAGTTGGCCTGATATTGCTCATGGAACAGATATTGCTCATGTTCTTGAATTTGAATCaag CACCTCTGATGATGGAGAACTTGAAGGAGTAAGGAACTCTTGTGTTTGTACAATTCAGTGA